Proteins found in one Moritella sp. Urea-trap-13 genomic segment:
- the udp gene encoding uridine phosphorylase, with amino-acid sequence MTTANVFHLGINKADLQGAELAIIPGDPARVEKIAQQMENPKFLASHREYTVYLADLEGKKVVVCSTGIGGPSTSIAVEELAQLGVTTFLRVGTTGAIQKHINVGDMIVTTASVRLDGASLHFAPMEYPAVADFAVATEMKAAVDAEGIKVHMGVTASSDTFYPGQERYDTFSGRVTRRFQGSMQEWQDMGVLNFEMESATLFTMCASQGLKAGCVAGVIINRTQKEIPDEAAMKLVETRSIKVVVDAARRMLTA; translated from the coding sequence ATGACTACTGCAAACGTTTTTCACCTTGGTATCAATAAAGCAGACTTACAAGGTGCCGAATTGGCTATCATTCCAGGTGATCCAGCACGTGTCGAAAAGATCGCACAGCAAATGGAAAATCCTAAATTTTTAGCAAGTCATCGAGAATACACGGTTTATTTAGCCGATTTAGAAGGTAAGAAAGTTGTAGTGTGTTCAACTGGTATTGGTGGTCCATCGACTTCTATTGCTGTTGAAGAACTTGCGCAATTAGGTGTAACAACATTTTTAAGAGTTGGCACAACTGGCGCGATTCAAAAGCACATTAATGTTGGCGATATGATTGTCACAACAGCCTCTGTACGTCTTGACGGTGCAAGCTTGCATTTTGCGCCGATGGAATACCCTGCAGTAGCGGATTTTGCTGTTGCGACTGAAATGAAAGCCGCTGTAGACGCTGAAGGTATTAAGGTGCATATGGGTGTTACGGCATCAAGTGATACTTTCTACCCAGGTCAAGAACGCTACGATACATTCTCTGGTCGTGTAACACGCCGTTTCCAAGGTTCTATGCAAGAATGGCAAGATATGGGCGTGCTTAACTTTGAAATGGAATCTGCAACACTCTTTACTATGTGTGCAAGCCAAGGTCTAAAAGCAGGTTGTGTTGCTGGTGTTATTATTAACCGCACCCAAAAAGAGATCCCTGATGAAGCAGCAATGAAGCTTGTTGAAACAAGATCGATTAAAGTTGTTGTTGATGCTGCTCGTCGTATGTTGACTGCTTAG